In one Novipirellula artificiosorum genomic region, the following are encoded:
- a CDS encoding DUF456 domain-containing protein: MNLSTIFLITLQMQQSTEGWSRWVGPTGSVLSAVVLVLVCFIAWGANLVTLPGNWISVAAMALYVWLGPSEGRLSIGITTLVVAFVFALLGEVIEFVASAFGARRAGASRRSTIFAVIGSMIGALTGAMVGLPVPVVGSVLAAILFAGLGATSGAIYGEWTDGRSWKESWAIGQAAFWGRTFGTLGKFIAGFAVVLAAVLGVVF, from the coding sequence ATGAATCTTTCAACAATCTTCCTGATCACGCTGCAAATGCAGCAATCTACGGAGGGCTGGAGCCGCTGGGTCGGTCCAACCGGGTCGGTGCTCTCCGCGGTGGTGTTGGTCCTCGTTTGTTTCATCGCATGGGGAGCCAACCTGGTTACGCTGCCTGGAAATTGGATTTCTGTCGCGGCGATGGCACTCTACGTTTGGCTCGGTCCCTCGGAAGGCCGCTTGTCGATCGGCATCACGACGCTGGTCGTTGCGTTCGTGTTTGCGTTGCTCGGTGAGGTCATTGAGTTCGTTGCCAGCGCGTTCGGAGCGAGACGGGCGGGGGCCAGCCGACGATCGACGATCTTTGCCGTGATCGGCTCGATGATCGGTGCCTTGACTGGCGCCATGGTGGGGTTGCCCGTCCCCGTCGTCGGATCGGTTTTGGCAGCCATTCTGTTCGCAGGCCTCGGTGCGACCAGCGGAGCGATCTACGGGGAATGGACGGACGGGCGATCATGGAAAGAGAGCTGGGCGATCGGACAAGCGGCCTTTTGGGGGCGAACCTTTGGTACGCTTGGCAAATTCATCGCTGGATTCGCTGTCGTGCTGGCGGCGGTCCTTGGCGTGGTTTTTTAG
- a CDS encoding FHA domain-containing protein, which translates to MSGVTLKILHGADRGKVYDDLQPPLTVGREEGNDIQLNDERVSRCHFKVQRDNDRLVLTDLDSTNGTKVNGTECQLKILRHGDLIAVGRSLILVGSEEQIAARLAAMGNDNPTLSRETSSSDSSIAVELNQEPKSPYPADVIQIMEVPSIPDDLSPGQKAQLCEILDYLQSRLHKLIEGAKTDEGADEVHLKFSSWQRLLDAQATLSTMTRKVADPDWPD; encoded by the coding sequence ATGTCGGGCGTGACCCTCAAAATTCTTCATGGTGCTGATCGCGGCAAGGTCTACGACGATCTTCAGCCCCCGTTGACGGTGGGTCGTGAGGAAGGCAACGACATTCAGCTCAATGATGAGCGCGTCAGTCGCTGCCATTTTAAGGTCCAACGCGACAACGATCGTTTGGTCTTGACCGATTTGGATAGCACCAATGGAACGAAGGTCAACGGAACCGAATGCCAGTTGAAGATACTTCGCCACGGTGATTTGATCGCGGTGGGTCGTAGCTTGATCTTGGTGGGGTCCGAAGAACAGATCGCCGCTCGCTTGGCAGCGATGGGCAACGACAACCCGACACTCAGTCGCGAGACGTCTTCGTCGGACAGTTCGATTGCGGTCGAATTGAACCAAGAGCCGAAGTCGCCCTACCCGGCGGACGTCATTCAAATCATGGAAGTTCCGTCGATTCCGGACGACTTATCGCCGGGTCAGAAAGCACAATTGTGCGAGATCCTTGATTACTTGCAGTCGCGATTGCACAAGTTGATCGAAGGAGCGAAAACCGACGAAGGGGCTGATGAGGTGCACTTGAAGTTCTCCTCTTGGCAACGCTTGCTGGATGCTCAAGCCACCTTGTCGACCATGACCCGAAAAGTCGCCGACCCCGACTGGCCGGATTGA
- the xerD gene encoding site-specific tyrosine recombinase XerD yields MAKRPTKLQMLAQTGAPAKTCQATESVCADFLDYLRSECHLAANTIAAYGRDMKRFCSWVGKRKLNQLTIGDLSAYIGKLQSFGLAPASIARNVVATRTFFKYLQLEGIVDANPAELIATQKMWQRMPGVLSRSQVDAFLKAPRRTDAYWQRDVAMLEVLYATGCRASEVCSIRVRDLSLSEKHLKCEGKGGKQRMVPIGSQAIAAIDRYTEEVRGKLAAKCPHPPEPLFLSRSGRALDRIQLWRLVKFYARRVGIDPKISPHSLRHSFATHLLAGGADLRHVQEMLGHASIQTTQIYTHVEHSRLKKVHQSFHPRA; encoded by the coding sequence ATGGCAAAACGACCCACCAAACTGCAAATGCTGGCCCAAACGGGGGCTCCGGCAAAAACCTGCCAAGCGACCGAATCGGTCTGCGCCGACTTCTTGGACTACCTCCGCAGCGAGTGCCACTTGGCCGCGAACACCATCGCCGCCTACGGTCGGGATATGAAACGGTTCTGCAGTTGGGTTGGCAAACGCAAACTCAATCAACTGACCATTGGCGACTTGTCGGCATACATCGGCAAATTGCAATCGTTTGGGCTTGCTCCCGCATCCATCGCGCGCAACGTCGTGGCGACGCGAACCTTCTTTAAGTACCTGCAACTCGAAGGGATTGTCGATGCGAACCCCGCAGAACTGATCGCGACGCAAAAGATGTGGCAACGGATGCCGGGCGTCTTGTCCCGAAGCCAAGTCGATGCATTCTTGAAAGCCCCTCGCCGCACCGACGCCTATTGGCAACGAGACGTGGCGATGTTGGAAGTGCTGTACGCAACCGGTTGCCGAGCCTCCGAAGTTTGCTCCATTCGCGTTCGTGATCTTTCGCTATCGGAAAAGCACTTAAAGTGCGAAGGCAAAGGTGGCAAACAGCGCATGGTACCGATTGGCTCGCAAGCGATCGCGGCGATCGATCGCTATACCGAAGAGGTGCGCGGGAAGTTGGCGGCAAAGTGTCCCCACCCACCCGAGCCCTTGTTCTTGTCTCGCAGCGGGCGGGCGCTCGACCGCATTCAACTTTGGCGACTGGTCAAGTTCTACGCTCGCCGTGTTGGAATCGATCCCAAGATCAGTCCGCACAGCCTGCGTCACAGCTTCGCCACCCATCTGCTCGCGGGCGGAGCCGACCTAAGGCACGTGCAAGAGATGCTCGGCCACGCCAGTATTCAGACAACACAGATCTACACGCACGTTGAACATTCGAGACTTAAAAAAGTGCATCAAAGTTTCCATCCGCGCGCCTAG
- the galE gene encoding UDP-glucose 4-epimerase GalE, producing MNVLVVGGAGYIGSHAVRLLMDAGHTVTVFDNLSRGHRAAVPAGMLVEGELSDHPKVVQTLKAKKIDAVMHFAAFALVNESVNDPALYYRNNIIDAVELLDAMREADVKKIVFSSTTATYGEPDKVPIPETTPQNPINPYGFTKLVFEHALADYAAAYGIGYAALRYFNAAGARPDGSIGEDHDPESHLIPIVLQVALGQRESITIFGDDYATEDGTCVRDYIHVDDLGAAHLLALDKIELGKGLCVNLGTGRGTSVREIIEACREVTGHAIPEVMGPRREGDPSELIADARLAKQLLGWQPKYTDVKSIVETAWKWHQSHPHGYGS from the coding sequence ATGAATGTTCTAGTAGTAGGTGGTGCTGGTTATATCGGGTCGCATGCGGTTCGATTGTTGATGGATGCCGGGCATACGGTGACGGTTTTTGATAATCTGTCGCGCGGCCACCGGGCTGCAGTCCCCGCAGGGATGTTGGTCGAAGGCGAGTTGTCGGATCATCCTAAAGTGGTCCAAACGTTGAAAGCGAAGAAAATCGACGCGGTGATGCACTTTGCGGCTTTCGCGCTCGTGAACGAGTCGGTCAATGATCCCGCATTGTACTACCGCAACAACATCATCGACGCGGTGGAATTGCTCGACGCCATGCGTGAAGCGGATGTCAAGAAGATTGTCTTCAGCAGCACCACGGCGACCTACGGCGAACCGGACAAGGTGCCGATTCCGGAAACCACTCCGCAGAATCCGATCAATCCGTATGGATTCACGAAGTTGGTCTTCGAGCACGCCTTGGCCGACTATGCTGCGGCGTATGGCATTGGCTACGCGGCGCTGCGTTACTTCAACGCCGCCGGTGCCCGTCCCGATGGGTCGATTGGGGAAGACCACGATCCGGAATCGCATTTGATTCCGATCGTGTTGCAGGTGGCACTTGGGCAACGCGAGTCGATCACGATTTTTGGTGACGATTATGCGACCGAAGACGGAACGTGTGTTCGCGACTATATCCACGTTGATGACCTCGGAGCCGCCCACTTGTTGGCGCTCGACAAAATCGAATTAGGCAAGGGCTTGTGTGTCAACCTAGGAACGGGACGAGGCACCAGTGTCCGGGAAATTATCGAAGCGTGCCGCGAGGTGACTGGGCATGCGATTCCTGAGGTGATGGGGCCGCGACGTGAGGGGGACCCCTCGGAGCTGATTGCCGATGCTCGGTTGGCCAAACAGTTGCTCGGTTGGCAACCTAAATACACCGACGTTAAATCGATTGTGGAAACCGCGTGGAAGTGGCATCAGTCGCACCCTCATGGATACGGCAGTTGA
- a CDS encoding serine/threonine protein kinase, which translates to MVEKSGLIKQAKLDRLVEKVRAKLDGGLPEDANRLASVFKKQGLLTQWHVEKLLAGKYKGFFLGKYKLLGHIGTGGMSSVYLGEHVGLHDKRALKVLPKKRVNDSTYLARFRLEAQAIASLNHPNIVTAYDIDNEGDVHFIVMEYVDGLDLLQLVKRDGPLDFSTAADLIGQAARGLEHAHSRNVIHRDVKPANLLLDQDNRVRLLDMGLALVLAEEESLTVANNENVLGTADYLAPEQALNSHTVDHRADIYGLGCTFYFLLTGRPPFNDGTLAQRIAKHQSEMPKPIRELRGDCPGELEGICVKMIQKDPAYRYQKASEVAEVLERFVARVPRGARVVAGLGDAPHFDDGDTSSSIGFDDSSSRTGQSDTVSNQGADTIANSRSALLRGDGLSSSDSGRMVNVRPRPDLIDGSFIDLQAESGYRPNGTVAGRQISLSSPGSSKSGKLGAAPASRSGVYPGDDSDIYGATGGDSSGSGRRFGSGSSRQKQPKGYDPMLLGALGLALFVVAIAIGFYLARITSG; encoded by the coding sequence ATGGTCGAGAAAAGCGGCCTTATCAAGCAAGCCAAGCTGGATCGCTTGGTAGAGAAGGTCCGCGCCAAGTTGGATGGAGGGTTGCCAGAGGACGCCAATCGCTTAGCTAGCGTCTTTAAGAAGCAAGGCTTGTTGACCCAATGGCACGTCGAAAAGCTGCTTGCCGGCAAGTACAAGGGATTTTTTCTTGGCAAATACAAGCTGCTCGGCCACATCGGTACCGGCGGGATGAGCAGTGTTTATCTCGGTGAGCATGTGGGGCTGCACGACAAGCGAGCGTTGAAGGTGCTGCCGAAAAAGCGAGTCAACGATTCAACCTATTTGGCGAGATTCCGTCTTGAGGCGCAAGCGATTGCTTCGCTGAACCACCCTAACATTGTCACCGCGTATGACATCGATAATGAAGGAGACGTCCACTTCATCGTGATGGAATACGTGGACGGATTGGATTTGCTGCAGTTGGTCAAACGGGACGGACCGCTCGATTTTTCGACCGCTGCGGATCTGATTGGCCAAGCGGCTCGCGGATTGGAACATGCTCATTCGCGAAACGTGATTCATCGCGATGTCAAGCCAGCCAATTTGTTGCTTGATCAAGACAACCGAGTGCGATTATTGGACATGGGGTTGGCGTTGGTGTTGGCGGAAGAGGAATCCTTGACGGTTGCCAACAACGAGAACGTGCTGGGAACTGCGGACTATTTGGCACCCGAACAAGCGCTCAACAGTCACACCGTGGACCATCGAGCCGATATTTACGGCCTGGGTTGCACATTCTATTTTCTATTGACCGGACGGCCTCCGTTTAACGACGGCACACTGGCCCAACGAATCGCGAAGCACCAATCGGAGATGCCGAAGCCGATTCGCGAATTGCGGGGGGATTGCCCGGGTGAGTTGGAGGGGATTTGTGTCAAGATGATCCAAAAGGATCCGGCCTACCGATATCAGAAAGCGTCGGAAGTGGCCGAGGTGTTAGAGAGGTTTGTTGCCCGCGTGCCGCGCGGTGCTCGTGTCGTGGCGGGACTCGGAGATGCGCCTCACTTTGACGATGGCGACACCTCCTCGTCGATCGGGTTTGATGACAGCTCGTCGCGGACGGGCCAATCGGACACCGTCTCCAATCAAGGCGCCGATACGATTGCGAACAGTCGCTCGGCGCTGCTTCGCGGTGATGGGCTCAGCAGCAGCGACAGTGGCCGGATGGTCAACGTTCGCCCCCGACCCGATTTGATCGACGGCAGTTTCATCGACCTGCAAGCGGAATCGGGATACCGTCCCAACGGTACGGTGGCGGGCCGGCAAATCTCACTGTCGTCTCCGGGGTCGTCGAAGTCGGGAAAACTCGGTGCAGCGCCGGCCAGCCGTTCGGGGGTTTACCCTGGGGATGATTCCGATATCTACGGGGCGACCGGGGGCGACAGCAGCGGTAGTGGGCGCCGGTTTGGTAGCGGGTCGTCTCGACAAAAGCAGCCAAAAGGATACGATCCAATGCTACTCGGTGCGTTGGGGCTGGCACTGTTTGTTGTCGCGATCGCGATCGGGTTTTACTTGGCGCGAATCACTTCGGGTTGA
- the ald gene encoding alanine dehydrogenase, whose protein sequence is MIIGVPKEVKTDEYRIAMLPVGVEELVSRGHRVLVEAGGGLGSGLSDHDYLQAGAELVASADDVFVAADLIMKVKEPQPSEWGKIRPGQLLFTYFHFAASQALTEAMVQSGATCIAYETLRDDNGRLPLLTPMSEVAGRMSIQQGAKYLEKPQMGRGILLGGVPGVAPAHITILGGGVVGANAAKIAAGFQADVNILDTNLDRLRYLDDVMPPNVNCLYSDRYNILEQLRRADLVIGSVLIPGAKAPQLVRAEDLRLMKPGSVVIDVAVDQGGCIETSHPTTHSSPTFIVDEIVHYCVANMPGAVGRTSTFALCNATLPWVITLAEQGVEKAMTTSAPLRAALNIQAGRVVNKAVAAAFGL, encoded by the coding sequence ATGATCATTGGTGTGCCCAAGGAAGTGAAGACGGACGAGTATCGCATCGCGATGCTCCCGGTCGGTGTCGAAGAACTCGTTTCGCGCGGCCATCGAGTTTTGGTCGAGGCGGGGGGAGGACTCGGAAGTGGGTTATCGGATCACGATTACTTGCAAGCGGGTGCAGAATTGGTCGCGTCAGCCGATGACGTGTTTGTGGCTGCTGACTTGATCATGAAAGTGAAGGAGCCACAGCCATCGGAATGGGGCAAGATTCGACCGGGCCAGTTGCTGTTCACCTACTTCCATTTTGCTGCCAGTCAAGCCTTGACCGAAGCGATGGTTCAAAGTGGTGCGACCTGCATCGCCTATGAAACCTTGCGAGATGACAACGGCCGCTTGCCATTGTTGACACCGATGAGTGAAGTGGCGGGAAGGATGAGTATTCAGCAAGGAGCCAAGTATTTGGAAAAGCCGCAAATGGGCCGCGGCATTCTGCTCGGTGGTGTGCCCGGTGTTGCGCCGGCGCACATCACGATTCTTGGGGGAGGAGTCGTCGGCGCGAATGCTGCAAAGATCGCGGCTGGCTTTCAGGCGGATGTCAACATTCTTGACACGAATCTGGATCGACTGCGTTATCTCGACGATGTCATGCCCCCGAACGTCAACTGTTTGTACAGCGACAGGTACAACATCTTGGAACAACTTCGCCGCGCGGATTTGGTGATCGGTTCGGTTCTGATTCCCGGCGCGAAGGCACCTCAATTGGTCCGTGCGGAAGACCTTCGTTTGATGAAGCCCGGCAGCGTCGTGATCGATGTTGCTGTGGACCAAGGCGGTTGTATTGAAACGAGTCACCCTACGACCCACAGCAGCCCGACGTTCATTGTCGACGAAATTGTGCATTACTGTGTCGCCAACATGCCCGGTGCGGTGGGCCGCACGAGCACGTTTGCTTTGTGCAATGCAACGTTGCCGTGGGTGATTACGCTTGCCGAGCAAGGGGTCGAAAAAGCCATGACGACCTCGGCCCCGCTGCGAGCTGCGTTGAACATCCAAGCGGGACGAGTCGTCAACAAAGCCGTTGCGGCTGCGTTTGGGCTCTGA
- a CDS encoding 4Fe-4S dicluster domain-containing protein translates to MTHVVCEPCSGCKYTDCVVVCPVECFYEGDQMLYIHPEECIDCEACVPECPVEAIFHEDNVPEEWKSYVELNAEKSESDECDVITEKKEPLCDD, encoded by the coding sequence ATGACGCATGTTGTTTGCGAGCCATGCTCGGGATGCAAATACACCGACTGCGTAGTCGTTTGCCCAGTAGAGTGTTTCTACGAAGGCGACCAAATGCTGTACATTCACCCGGAAGAATGCATCGATTGCGAAGCATGCGTGCCGGAGTGCCCCGTCGAGGCAATCTTCCATGAGGACAACGTTCCGGAAGAATGGAAAAGCTATGTCGAACTCAATGCCGAAAAGTCAGAGTCGGACGAGTGTGACGTGATCACCGAAAAGAAAGAACCGCTCTGCGACGATTGA
- a CDS encoding lysophospholipid acyltransferase family protein yields MTVILDRPYQFIPPCRNDLWPGFIQRFRLFDYYLRKKEGVVSFDCRNLEVLRESLDAGDGILLAPNHCRYADPLVMGWPARMTKRHVYAMASWHLFNKHWFDSFAIQRMGGFSVFREGPDRQALETAIDILVEAHRPLILFPEGTTNRTNDVLKPLLDGVTFIARTAARRRAKRVGGKVVIHPVAIKYLCTMPIDDWAHHQLQRIEQHLGWQKPVALPLLERTLRVAEALLGLREVEYRGRCGEGTLPQRRDALIEHVLCQAEQRLQTGVAAASSSNFADQVRARVRAIRSEVHSRWFSNHPDEPEKRLLRGDVAAADMAQDLLSYPDGYLNRDSATDTRVVETIQRMQETLFGKADVGIPLHSVVELSDAIEVPAEKAPRGIEDPLITGIRDSLNEMLGRLSQEARPIG; encoded by the coding sequence TTGACCGTTATTCTTGACCGGCCCTATCAATTTATCCCGCCCTGCCGCAACGATCTTTGGCCAGGATTCATTCAGCGGTTCCGTCTGTTTGATTACTACCTTCGAAAAAAAGAAGGCGTGGTTTCGTTCGATTGTCGCAACCTGGAAGTGCTCCGCGAGTCGCTCGATGCTGGCGACGGAATCTTGCTTGCCCCCAACCACTGCCGGTACGCCGACCCGCTGGTGATGGGATGGCCCGCGCGGATGACGAAGCGGCATGTTTACGCGATGGCATCTTGGCATTTGTTCAACAAGCATTGGTTCGACTCGTTCGCCATCCAACGGATGGGCGGATTCAGCGTGTTTCGCGAGGGCCCCGATCGCCAGGCGCTTGAAACGGCGATCGACATCTTGGTCGAGGCCCATCGGCCCCTGATTCTGTTTCCCGAAGGCACGACCAATCGGACCAATGATGTGTTAAAGCCACTTCTCGATGGCGTCACCTTTATCGCTCGCACCGCGGCTCGGCGGCGAGCCAAACGGGTCGGTGGCAAGGTGGTCATCCACCCGGTCGCGATCAAATACCTCTGTACGATGCCGATCGACGATTGGGCCCATCACCAACTCCAGCGGATCGAGCAGCATCTTGGCTGGCAAAAACCGGTTGCTCTTCCCCTGCTTGAGCGGACATTGCGCGTCGCCGAGGCGTTGTTGGGGCTTCGCGAGGTGGAGTATCGGGGACGCTGTGGGGAAGGGACACTTCCGCAGCGCCGCGATGCGTTGATCGAGCACGTGCTTTGTCAAGCGGAGCAACGACTTCAGACGGGGGTTGCCGCTGCGTCGTCGAGCAATTTTGCCGATCAGGTTCGCGCCCGCGTCCGCGCGATCCGAAGCGAGGTTCATTCACGGTGGTTCTCGAATCATCCTGACGAACCGGAAAAGCGTCTGTTGCGAGGGGATGTGGCTGCGGCCGACATGGCACAAGACCTGTTGTCCTATCCCGACGGCTACTTGAATCGCGATTCGGCGACGGATACCCGTGTCGTTGAAACGATTCAACGCATGCAAGAAACGCTGTTTGGCAAAGCGGATGTCGGTATCCCGCTTCACTCGGTCGTCGAACTGAGTGATGCGATTGAGGTGCCGGCTGAAAAAGCGCCCCGTGGTATTGAGGATCCGCTGATTACCGGTATTCGAGATTCGTTGAACGAGATGCTCGGCCGATTGTCGCAAGAAGCACGTCCGATTGGGTAA
- a CDS encoding serine aminopeptidase domain-containing protein, whose amino-acid sequence MTEQAIVMGRHDHLLGIWCCPEKTLDSTTAVIFVTPGVLHHAGPFRLHVDLARGLASDGIASLRFDLSGIGESFGIGTAGRSIDRAADELGQAIDWLSRNHGITKIILFGLCSGADDAIHTANQDPRIVGVVAMDGCGYATAKHFWHRIKDHYLRRLLRPTIWLRFLSRPFRKTTECPKSLGPGTDIREFPSRDIAATQLRALADQGTQLHFVYTGGVSDYYNHAGQFADMFPELADAPGVSTHFYPEIDHVAFLCEDRERLGEHVRQQIQAMVNCRIHEGATDATSTRFPQSI is encoded by the coding sequence GTGACCGAACAAGCCATTGTGATGGGACGCCACGATCACCTGCTTGGGATCTGGTGCTGCCCGGAAAAAACACTCGATTCCACCACCGCCGTGATCTTCGTCACGCCCGGAGTGCTCCATCATGCGGGACCGTTTCGGTTGCATGTGGACCTTGCTCGGGGGCTCGCTTCGGATGGCATCGCCTCACTCCGCTTCGATCTTTCGGGGATTGGCGAGAGCTTTGGAATTGGAACCGCTGGTCGATCCATCGATCGAGCTGCCGATGAACTGGGGCAAGCGATCGATTGGCTCTCACGCAATCATGGCATTACGAAGATCATCCTATTCGGTCTGTGCAGTGGAGCCGACGATGCAATCCATACCGCCAACCAGGATCCTCGAATTGTTGGCGTCGTCGCGATGGACGGTTGCGGTTATGCGACCGCGAAGCACTTTTGGCACCGAATCAAAGACCACTACCTGCGTCGTCTGCTTCGGCCAACCATATGGCTCCGCTTCCTGAGCCGTCCGTTCCGAAAAACAACCGAGTGCCCCAAGTCGCTTGGCCCAGGAACCGACATTCGCGAGTTTCCCTCCCGCGACATTGCGGCAACGCAGCTGCGGGCGTTAGCCGACCAAGGGACTCAACTCCATTTTGTCTACACCGGTGGCGTCAGCGACTACTACAACCACGCGGGACAGTTCGCTGACATGTTTCCTGAACTCGCGGACGCACCTGGCGTCTCCACTCATTTTTATCCCGAGATCGATCACGTTGCGTTTCTTTGTGAAGATCGCGAGCGTTTGGGGGAGCACGTTCGCCAGCAGATCCAAGCGATGGTCAACTGCCGTATCCATGAGGGTGCGACTGATGCCACTTCCACGCGGTTTCCACAATCGATTTAA
- a CDS encoding class I SAM-dependent rRNA methyltransferase: MSLSDNPIPLRLKPSRHFPFLARHPWVHAHALAETGDSLDCGQVVDLLDFEGNWVARGVINPNSRLRIRLYVFDANLAIDEALWKSRIDDAIARRRLVGPIDRDAAERVVFSESDLLSGLIVDRYADCLGVQFTAGALTRWQQPILEHLRTAFSARAIMVRMDDKTAKYEGLEAQEQWFEGVAIDEPVLYRQNELQWAVDLRGGQKTGGYLDQRLNHQASAVYMRGRNVLDVCCYNGGFGLAALREGAASVVGIDSSAPALDQARQTLVRNGLDGESFGEISFRLGDCFDELKKLGEQAETFDAVILDPPRFAGSRHQLDTALRAYRRLNAMAVDLLSPGGVLVTCSCSGRVSRSEFLNMLLDVGRRRRRDLIVLENRGPAPDHPIAISCPESDYLKCVIAQVQ; this comes from the coding sequence GTGTCTCTCTCTGACAACCCCATCCCACTGCGGCTGAAACCATCGCGACACTTCCCCTTCTTGGCTCGCCATCCATGGGTACACGCCCATGCCTTGGCCGAAACGGGGGACAGCCTTGATTGCGGGCAAGTGGTTGATCTGCTTGATTTCGAGGGCAACTGGGTCGCGCGAGGGGTGATTAACCCCAACAGCAGGTTGCGGATCCGGTTGTATGTCTTCGATGCCAATCTTGCCATTGACGAGGCACTTTGGAAATCACGGATCGATGACGCGATTGCTCGCCGCCGGCTGGTGGGGCCAATCGATCGGGATGCCGCCGAGCGAGTGGTGTTTAGCGAATCGGATCTGTTGAGCGGTTTGATCGTTGATCGCTATGCCGATTGTCTTGGGGTTCAGTTCACCGCCGGAGCGTTGACACGCTGGCAGCAGCCCATTCTCGAACACCTTCGTACGGCGTTTTCGGCTCGCGCCATTATGGTCCGTATGGATGACAAGACCGCAAAATATGAGGGGCTCGAAGCGCAAGAACAGTGGTTTGAAGGCGTCGCCATCGATGAACCCGTCCTTTATCGGCAAAATGAGCTGCAGTGGGCGGTTGATTTGCGCGGAGGCCAAAAAACGGGCGGATACTTGGATCAGAGGTTAAATCATCAGGCGTCGGCAGTGTACATGCGCGGCCGAAACGTATTGGATGTCTGTTGCTACAACGGCGGATTTGGGCTCGCAGCGCTTCGAGAGGGAGCCGCATCGGTGGTCGGAATTGATTCCAGCGCCCCGGCGCTCGATCAGGCACGGCAAACGCTCGTTCGCAACGGACTCGATGGAGAATCGTTCGGAGAAATATCGTTTCGGTTGGGTGACTGCTTCGATGAACTGAAGAAACTCGGCGAGCAGGCTGAGACCTTTGACGCGGTCATTTTGGATCCACCTCGGTTTGCGGGAAGCCGCCACCAGCTCGATACAGCGCTGCGGGCCTATCGCCGCCTCAATGCCATGGCGGTTGATTTATTGAGTCCCGGTGGCGTGTTGGTGACCTGCAGTTGTTCCGGTCGGGTCTCTCGATCTGAATTTTTGAACATGCTTCTGGATGTGGGCCGAAGGCGACGGCGTGATCTGATCGTTTTGGAGAACCGCGGACCAGCACCGGACCACCCGATCGCGATTTCTTGTCCTGAAAGCGATTATTTGAAGTGTGTGATTGCACAAGTTCAATAG
- a CDS encoding HNH endonuclease, producing the protein MSQSVLDTNVLVLNRFYMAIRVINVRRTFTLLYRECAEVISHEDDQYISYDFESWCELSQLTSLEKQPGEDYIRAVGFELRVPRIVRLIRFDRMPTQTVRFNRKNLFARDEHTCQYCGRSEPANKLSLDHVIPRSHGGPTTWENIVCCCLRCNSRKGGRTPQQARMQLLTRPTKPRLNPMLAQSMEDPRYECWKTFLPAAG; encoded by the coding sequence ATGTCGCAGAGTGTATTAGACACGAATGTTTTGGTCCTGAATCGCTTCTATATGGCGATTCGGGTGATCAACGTACGACGCACCTTCACGCTGCTGTATCGCGAGTGTGCTGAAGTGATCAGCCACGAAGACGATCAATACATCAGCTACGACTTCGAGTCGTGGTGCGAGTTGAGCCAGTTGACGTCGCTCGAAAAGCAACCCGGCGAGGATTACATTCGTGCGGTGGGTTTCGAATTGCGAGTCCCGCGAATTGTCCGCTTGATACGGTTCGATCGGATGCCAACGCAAACGGTTCGATTCAACCGCAAGAACCTGTTTGCTCGTGATGAGCACACCTGTCAATATTGCGGCCGTAGCGAACCTGCGAACAAGCTAAGCTTGGATCACGTGATTCCTCGCTCGCACGGCGGACCGACAACGTGGGAGAACATCGTCTGTTGCTGTTTGCGCTGCAATAGCCGCAAAGGGGGGCGAACGCCCCAGCAGGCGCGGATGCAATTGTTGACCCGGCCGACCAAGCCGCGGTTAAACCCGATGCTAGCTCAATCGATGGAAGACCCTCGCTACGAATGCTGGAAAACGTTTCTGCCCGCAGCGGGATAG